One Sebastes umbrosus isolate fSebUmb1 chromosome 6, fSebUmb1.pri, whole genome shotgun sequence DNA window includes the following coding sequences:
- the gabrd gene encoding gamma-aminobutyric acid receptor subunit delta — protein sequence MEILTFLLACVAVLFIGGDLFTWAMVNDIGDYVGSDIQISWLPNLDELMKGYARNFRPGIGGPPVNVAMAIEVASIDHISEANMDYTMTVFLRQSWHDDRLSYNHTNKTLGLDSRFVDKLWLPDTFIVNAKSAWFHDVTVENKLIRLQPNGVILYSSRITSTVACDMDLTKYPMDEQECMLDLESYGYSSEDIVYHWSESQKHIHGLDKLELSQFTITDYRFVTEMMNFKSAGRFPRLSLRFELRRNRGVYIIQSYMPSILLVAMSWVSFWISQTAVPARVSLGITTVLTMTTLMVSARSSLPRASAIKALDVYFWICYVFVFAALIEYAFAHYNADYRLKEKAKTKANKLSSESIVKNGKQAMVLFSLSVTGMNQGVMISNRHGRPQRSSSEIPGEGGSEEAEPRRRRSRQAEDTTEKKKKKKCCSKCVCKPIDADTIDIYARAVFPFTFAVVNVIYWVAYTM from the exons GGCCATGGTGAATGACATTGGGGACTATGTAGGTTCAGACATTCAAATATCCTGGTTACCTAACCTGGATGAGTTAATGAAGGGCTATGCCAGAAATTTTCGCCCTGGGATAGGAG GTCCGCCAGTGAACGTGGCCATGGCTATTGAAGTGGCCAGCATTGACCACATCTCCGAAGCCAACATG GACTACACCATGACCGTGTTTCTGCGACAGAGCTGGCACGATGACCGCCTCTCCTACAATCACACCAACAAGACGCTGGGGTTGGACAGTCGATTCGTGGACAAGCTGTGGCTGCCCGACACCTTCATCGTTAACGCCAAATCTGCTTGGTTCCACGATGTCACCGTGGAGAACAAGCTGATCCGCCTGCAGCCCAACGGAGTCATTCTATACAGCAGCCG AATCACTTCGACGGTGGCGTGTGATATGGACCTGACCAAGTATCCCATGGACGAACAGGAGTGTATGCTGGATCTGGAAAGCT ATGGCTACTCCTCAGAGGACATTGTGTACCACTGGTCAGAGAGTCAGAAACACATCCACGGCCTGGACAAACTGGAGCTCTCCCAGTTCACCATCACGGACTATCGGTTTGTTACTGAGATGATGAATTTCAAATCTG CGGGACGATTTCCAAGGCTCAGCCTTCGCTTCGAGCTGAGACGTAATCGAGGCGTCTACATCATCCAGTCATACATGCCTTCGATATTGTTGGTTGCCATGTCCTGGGTGTCTTTCTGGATCAGCCAAACAGCAGTCCCTGCTCGTGTGTCCTTAG GGATCACGACTGTTCTCACCATGACCACGCTGATGGTAAGCGCCCGCTCTTCCCTGCCTCGAGCGTCAGCCATCAAGGCGTTAGACGTCTACTTCTGGATCTGTTACGTGTTTGTGTTCGCGGCCCTCATTGAGTACGCCTTCGCTCACTACAACGCTGACTACCGACTCAAAGAGAAGGCCAAGACGAAGGCCAACAAGCTCAGCTCTGAG TCCATTGTGAAGAACGGCAAACAGGCTATGGTTCTGTTTTCCCTGTCAGTCACCGGCATGAACCAGGGCGTGATGATTTCCAACCGCCACGGGCGGCCCCAGCGCTCCAGCAGCGAAATCCCCGGGGAGGGCGGCAGCGAGGAGGCCGAGCCGAGGAGGAGACGGTCCAGGCAGGCGGAGGACACcacggagaagaagaagaagaagaaatgctgTTCAAAGTGCGTCTGCAAGCCCATCGATGCCGACACCATCGACATCTACGCCAGGGCCGTGTTCCCTTTCACTTTCGCTGTGGTGAACGTGATCTACTGGGTGGCGTACACCATGTGA